The following proteins are encoded in a genomic region of Magnolia sinica isolate HGM2019 chromosome 1, MsV1, whole genome shotgun sequence:
- the LOC131240486 gene encoding tryptamine hydroxycinnamoyltransferase 2-like — MAVEILSTTTLKPSPTPPSNPLHNTHIPLTIFDKAALNLHVAIIYAFRPPMPTNDEMKSGLAKALTYFPHLAGRLSIDEQHHPCFVLNNAGIRLIETQIEMTLIERLPLDPSTDLRKLYPTFDGVDELLQIQLNRFSCGGLLIGLTAHHRVADGQSMSSFFLAWAKLVRGLDVDPLPYHDRAAISVPRNPPRCDFNHQVMEFRENTTLAESPTSNSVCLSYIENLVVHFSGEFIARLKTHVNPGHQYSTFECLMAHLWKKITLARGQQDDELTQVKVAVNGRARIKPTVPMEYFGNLVLWAYPKLKVGELLSGTHASAAKVIHDAVARINDAYFKSFIDFGEVWKGGEGREEMAAAAPCIGNSLCPDLEVDSWLRFQFHDLDFGGGGPCAFLPPNLPVEGLLILIPSCEEKGGIDVFMALLPHHVDHFKQICHCLD, encoded by the coding sequence ATGGCTGTAGAAATACTCAGCACCACCACCTTGAAACCTTCTCCCACTCCACCGTCCAATCCCCTCCACAATACCCACATCCCCCTCACCATCTTCGACAAAGCCGCCCTCAATCTCCACGTCGCAATCATCTATGCTTTCAGACCGCCCATGCCAACAAACGATGAGATGAAATCTGGCCTCGCTAAAGCTCTAACCTACTTTCCACACCTTGCTGGGAGActatccatagatgaacaacacCACCCTTGTTTTGTTCTTAACAATGCAGGAATCCGTTTGATCGAGACCCAGATAGAGATGACACTGATCGAACGACTCCCACTCGACCCATCGACCGATCTTAGGAAATTGTATCCGACATTTGATGGTGTTGATGAGTTGCTACAAATCCAACTTAACCGTTTTTCGTGTGGCGGTCTCTTGATCGGCCTAACGGCCCATCATCGTGTGGCTGATGGACAATCTATGAGCTCTTTCTTCCTTGCATGGGCTAAATTGGTACGTGGCCTTGATGTGGACCCACTTCCTTATCATGATCGAGCAGCCATTTCAGTCCCAAGGAATCCACCAAGGTGTGATTTCAATCACCAGGTTATGGAATTTAGAGAAAATACTACTCTGGCCGAGTCCCCCACTTCCAACTCGGTCTGTTTATCATACATAGAGAATTTGGTTGTCCATTTCTCTGGTGAATTCATAGCCAGGCTCAAGACACATGTTAATCCAGGCCATCAATACAGCACTTTCGAGTGTCTCATGGCCCACCTGTGGAAGAAGATCACGTTGGCACGTGGACAGCAGGATGATGAGCTGACTCAAGTGAAGGTGGCAGTGAATGGCCGAGCACGTATTAAGCCGACGGTCCCGATGGAGTATTTTGGTAACTTGGTGTTATGGGCCTACCCAAAATTGAAAGTGGGGGAGTTGTTGAGTGGGACCCACGCATCTGCTGCGAAGGTGATCCATGATGCAGTGGCTCGGATCAACGATGCATATTTCAAGTCTTTTATCGATTTTGGTGAGGTTTGGAAGGGAGGAGAGGGAAGGGAGGAGATGGCTGCAGCTGCTCCTTGCATTGGTAACTCGTTGTGTCCGGATCTGGAAGTAGATAGTTGGCTGAGATTTCAGTTCCATGATCTTGATTTTGGTGGAGGTGGGCCATGTGCTTTTCTACCACCTAACTTGCCTGTAGAGGGGTTGCTGATATTAATACCTTCATGCGAAGAAAAGGGCGGGATTGATGTCTTCATGGCTCTTTTGcctcatcacgtggaccatttcaAACAGATTTGCCACTGTCTGGATTAG